In Desulfitobacterium chlororespirans DSM 11544, the following are encoded in one genomic region:
- a CDS encoding phage replisome organizer N-terminal domain-containing protein — MADVKWIKLATNMFDDEKIDFISSLPEADSILLIWIRLLTLAGKCNAGGYILLTENIPYTEDMLAHKFRKPASTVKLALETFRKLGMMETDEMGLFLPNWEKHQNIEGLEKIREQTAHRVSRYRQKQRELQECNVTSNASSNVTVTQSNATDLDIDQDIDININGVFESIWKLYPKKEGKGQVSKTQKAKLAKIGIEEMSRAIERYKKAKEGHERRYLQNGSTFFNSGYVDYLDENYQEAEAHKPEEGPKKLW; from the coding sequence ATGGCGGACGTCAAGTGGATAAAACTCGCAACAAACATGTTTGACGATGAGAAAATAGACTTTATATCAAGTTTACCAGAGGCTGACTCTATCCTACTCATCTGGATTCGCCTACTCACCTTAGCGGGGAAATGCAATGCCGGTGGCTACATTCTCCTGACCGAAAACATCCCGTATACCGAGGATATGTTGGCCCACAAATTTAGGAAACCCGCCAGCACCGTAAAGCTTGCGCTTGAGACGTTCCGTAAACTTGGCATGATGGAAACTGACGAGATGGGGCTTTTTCTTCCGAACTGGGAGAAACACCAGAATATTGAGGGGTTAGAGAAGATTCGGGAGCAGACGGCGCACAGAGTGTCAAGATACCGCCAGAAACAAAGGGAGCTACAAGAATGTAACGTTACAAGTAACGCTTCAAGTAACGTTACGGTAACGCAGAGTAACGCAACAGATCTAGATATAGATCAAGATATAGATATTAATATTAATGGCGTTTTTGAATCGATTTGGAAGCTCTATCCGAAGAAAGAGGGTAAGGGCCAAGTTAGTAAAACGCAGAAGGCGAAGTTGGCGAAGATCGGAATCGAGGAAATGAGTAGAGCAATCGAGAGGTATAAAAAAGCCAAAGAAGGTCATGAGAGAAGGTATCTACAGAACGGCAGCACATTCTTTAACTCCGGCTATGTGGATTACCTGGATGAAAACTACCAGGAAGCGGAGGCCCACAAGCCTGAAGAAGGACCGAAGAAGTTGTGGTGA
- a CDS encoding endonuclease domain-containing protein, translating into MTGNLTNSLLETTREFERQFEDILPSVERAGRVQDVLDIILGRFTLKKLQNLSKCESPIEKMMCLCLWEQMEPMRSNYAIHLLPQWEVQIEGEEYRVDFFVEAWAKCFPHVSVKVVIECDGHDYHERTPEQAKRDKRRDRAFTKAGYHVLRYTGREITADPFRCAQDVFMTVRKLLKVDEEG; encoded by the coding sequence ATGACTGGAAACTTGACCAACAGCTTGCTTGAGACAACCCGCGAATTCGAAAGGCAGTTTGAGGATATTCTTCCCTCTGTGGAGCGCGCTGGAAGGGTCCAGGACGTGCTTGACATCATCCTTGGTAGATTTACCCTCAAAAAGCTCCAGAATCTCTCCAAATGCGAATCTCCCATTGAGAAGATGATGTGTCTTTGCCTCTGGGAGCAGATGGAGCCTATGCGGTCAAATTACGCCATCCATTTGCTCCCTCAGTGGGAGGTCCAAATTGAAGGAGAAGAGTACCGGGTGGATTTCTTCGTTGAGGCGTGGGCTAAGTGCTTCCCTCATGTGAGTGTCAAGGTGGTCATTGAGTGCGACGGGCACGACTATCATGAGCGCACACCTGAGCAGGCTAAGCGCGACAAGAGGCGTGACAGGGCATTTACCAAGGCTGGGTATCATGTGCTGCGGTATACAGGGAGAGAGATTACAGCGGACCCCTTCCGATGTGCCCAGGATGTGTTTATGACGGTGAGGAAGTTGCTTAAGGTAGATGAGGAGGGGTAG
- a CDS encoding DNA adenine methylase, with protein sequence MKAVVKYPGSKWGIADWIIGHMPDHHTYLEPYLGSGAVLFKKRPSPIETVNDLDCNVVNLFRIIREQPEELARVIAATPFSRFEYDSTFEQPAPEEPIMQARWFLLQCWQGHGFRVNGYKVGWKNDVQGREKAYELSNWYRLPVWILEAAERLRKVQIENRPAIEVIKRHKYPNVLIYADPPYVLGTRTGKQYKCEMTDNDHREMLQALLDHPGPVILSGYENDVYNTILHGWHKESVNAQAGYRKPVVETIWMNRTPAQQLEMF encoded by the coding sequence ATGAAGGCAGTGGTTAAGTACCCCGGATCAAAGTGGGGTATCGCAGATTGGATTATCGGCCACATGCCAGATCATCACACATACCTCGAACCGTACCTTGGCAGCGGTGCTGTCCTCTTCAAGAAAAGGCCAAGTCCTATAGAAACCGTGAATGACCTGGACTGCAACGTCGTTAACCTCTTTCGAATCATCCGGGAGCAGCCTGAAGAGCTGGCAAGGGTGATTGCGGCCACCCCGTTTTCTAGATTCGAATACGATTCCACGTTTGAGCAGCCAGCACCCGAGGAGCCAATCATGCAAGCCCGGTGGTTCTTACTCCAATGCTGGCAGGGTCATGGGTTTAGAGTAAACGGCTACAAGGTTGGATGGAAGAACGATGTACAAGGCCGCGAAAAAGCTTATGAACTCTCAAACTGGTACCGCCTGCCTGTGTGGATTCTGGAAGCTGCCGAGAGATTGAGGAAGGTCCAAATCGAAAATAGGCCGGCCATAGAAGTCATCAAGCGCCACAAGTATCCAAATGTCTTAATCTATGCAGATCCTCCCTACGTTTTGGGTACCAGGACCGGAAAGCAATATAAATGCGAAATGACGGATAACGATCATAGGGAGATGCTGCAGGCTTTACTTGACCACCCCGGGCCGGTTATTTTATCGGGCTATGAAAACGACGTGTATAACACGATCCTTCACGGTTGGCACAAAGAAAGTGTGAATGCGCAAGCTGGGTATAGGAAACCGGTAGTCGAGACAATTTGGATGAATCGCACACCCGCGCAACAATTAGAGATGTTTTGA
- a CDS encoding phage Gp37/Gp68 family protein, protein MRETRPEVIWMAENSRIEWTDHTWNPWQGCHPVSPGCDHCYMYRDKNRYGQDPATVKRSSNQTFRSPLKLKSGLVFTCSWSDFFIEEADEWREEAWEIIRKTPQLTYQILTKRPVNIVDRLPSDWGNGWPNVWLGVTAENQEQADKRIPLLLRIPAAVRFVSVEPMLGPINLMYIDHDWQTNALTGKQFDMGRPWKDTGKLAWVICGGETGPGARPMHPDWVRDLRDQCRATDVPFLFKQWGEYAPCDHFSGILTPGPVISLDGQPNGLMAKVGKVKAGRLLDGRTWDEFPEVHHG, encoded by the coding sequence ATGAGGGAGACAAGGCCAGAGGTGATATGGATGGCTGAGAATAGCAGAATAGAATGGACAGATCACACATGGAATCCTTGGCAAGGTTGTCACCCAGTAAGTCCTGGATGTGACCATTGCTACATGTACCGCGATAAAAACCGTTATGGGCAAGACCCCGCAACAGTAAAGCGGTCATCAAATCAGACGTTTAGATCACCGTTAAAGCTTAAATCAGGATTAGTATTCACTTGTTCTTGGTCAGATTTCTTCATTGAAGAAGCTGACGAATGGAGAGAAGAAGCTTGGGAGATTATCAGAAAAACTCCTCAACTGACCTATCAGATCTTAACCAAGCGTCCGGTGAACATAGTGGATCGGCTTCCGAGTGATTGGGGGAATGGATGGCCTAATGTTTGGCTGGGGGTTACTGCAGAGAATCAGGAACAGGCAGACAAGCGGATACCATTGCTTCTACGGATACCGGCAGCAGTGAGATTTGTCAGCGTAGAACCGATGCTTGGACCGATTAACCTGATGTATATCGATCATGATTGGCAAACTAACGCATTGACTGGTAAACAATTTGATATGGGCAGACCATGGAAAGATACAGGAAAATTGGCCTGGGTGATATGCGGTGGAGAGACGGGACCAGGTGCAAGGCCAATGCATCCTGATTGGGTACGGGACCTGAGGGATCAATGCCGGGCTACGGATGTGCCTTTTCTCTTCAAGCAATGGGGAGAATATGCTCCCTGTGACCATTTCTCAGGGATTCTAACACCTGGCCCTGTTATCTCATTGGACGGGCAGCCAAACGGGCTAATGGCTAAGGTCGGCAAGGTGAAGGCTGGCCGACTCTTGGACGGTCGGACATGGGATGAATTCCCGGAGGTGCATCATGGCTGA
- a CDS encoding putative HNHc nuclease encodes MIIHGQVVKTTDAEVFIRAPLSSYLVDKRRIDTVEIIVTDGRHISAAQRKHIYATLRDISLYTGHDVEDLKSIFKADYIATTGEPWFSLSNVDMTTASNYLQHLIEFCLVWGIPTLDSYLDRAPDVSRYLYMCLATRTCVLCGKKAEVHHSGEDRVGMGRNRQKISHLGLQAVALCAEHHRLGKGAIHNIPESEFFEKNHIYPIRLDEHLCKQLGLRI; translated from the coding sequence ATGATTATACACGGTCAGGTTGTTAAAACAACAGATGCAGAGGTCTTTATCCGTGCTCCTCTGTCATCCTATCTGGTTGATAAGCGGCGAATCGACACGGTAGAAATCATCGTCACCGATGGCCGGCACATCAGCGCAGCACAAAGGAAACATATCTATGCAACCCTCCGCGATATCTCCCTGTACACAGGGCATGATGTCGAGGATTTAAAGAGCATCTTTAAGGCCGATTACATCGCCACAACCGGAGAGCCATGGTTTAGTCTATCCAACGTGGATATGACCACGGCCAGCAACTACCTACAGCATCTGATTGAGTTTTGCCTGGTATGGGGTATTCCTACACTGGATAGCTACCTCGACCGTGCTCCTGATGTAAGCAGATACCTCTACATGTGCCTGGCTACTCGTACCTGTGTTCTTTGTGGTAAAAAGGCTGAGGTCCATCATAGCGGCGAGGATCGCGTTGGAATGGGACGTAATCGGCAGAAGATATCCCACCTTGGCCTGCAGGCTGTGGCATTGTGCGCTGAGCATCATAGACTTGGCAAAGGTGCGATCCACAACATCCCGGAGTCGGAGTTTTTCGAGAAGAATCACATTTATCCGATACGGCTAGATGAGCACCTCTGCAAACAGCTGGGATTGAGAATTTAG
- a CDS encoding AAA family ATPase translates to MGVPVLVIGKSGSGKSTSLRNFEENEIGLINVSRKPLPFRKKFESTVNTDDYGIIEKCLVKTAKNSVVIDDAGYLIVNMFMKGHSSTGAGNAVFGFYNKVGDSFWSLVEFVKSLPEYKIVYFIMHEEKNDFGDIKPKTIGKILDEKVCLEGMFTVVLRSVKSSDRYVFRTQSDGLDVAKSPMGLFDDIEIDNDLKAVDTAIRDYWNLKGEPDEKI, encoded by the coding sequence ATGGGAGTACCTGTCCTTGTCATTGGAAAATCAGGCTCGGGCAAATCCACAAGTCTGAGGAATTTTGAGGAAAATGAAATAGGGCTCATTAATGTAAGTCGTAAGCCTTTGCCTTTTCGTAAAAAATTTGAGAGCACAGTCAATACGGATGACTATGGCATCATTGAAAAATGCTTAGTCAAAACAGCTAAAAACAGTGTTGTCATCGATGATGCGGGGTATCTCATCGTGAACATGTTTATGAAAGGGCACAGCAGTACAGGCGCTGGAAACGCGGTATTTGGATTCTATAACAAAGTCGGAGATTCATTTTGGAGCCTTGTTGAGTTCGTCAAATCTCTTCCCGAATATAAGATTGTGTACTTTATCATGCACGAAGAAAAGAACGATTTCGGGGATATCAAGCCTAAGACCATCGGCAAGATTCTAGATGAAAAAGTGTGCCTAGAAGGCATGTTCACGGTCGTGCTGAGGTCTGTAAAGTCCAGTGATAGATATGTATTCAGGACGCAATCAGACGGCTTGGATGTGGCTAAATCCCCGATGGGCTTATTCGATGACATAGAGATTGACAATGATCTCAAGGCTGTCGATACGGCGATAAGAGACTACTGGAATTTGAAAGGAGAACCCGATGAAAAAATATAG
- a CDS encoding siphovirus Gp157 family protein: MSLKLYELTGAYQNIADLVDDDNPDLDLVAALSAIEDEIEIKAVNIANLIKSIDAEAQIIKAEEERLKKRREARENTVVRVKTYLQEELLKVSVDKVKTATRTIWIQSNPPSCEVVDEKLIPLDYKTHVPESYAPRVKDIIAAWKEGKEVPGVKITQGKGIRIR; this comes from the coding sequence GTGAGCCTAAAGCTGTATGAGCTCACTGGAGCTTATCAAAATATTGCAGACCTGGTTGACGACGATAACCCTGATTTAGACTTAGTCGCGGCCCTGAGCGCAATTGAAGACGAAATAGAAATCAAGGCTGTAAATATCGCAAATCTCATCAAATCCATTGATGCGGAGGCCCAAATAATAAAGGCAGAGGAGGAGCGCCTTAAGAAGCGGCGAGAGGCCCGCGAGAACACTGTGGTAAGGGTTAAAACCTACCTACAAGAGGAGTTATTAAAGGTCAGTGTAGACAAGGTTAAGACAGCCACAAGGACCATCTGGATTCAAAGCAACCCACCATCCTGTGAGGTGGTGGACGAAAAATTGATTCCTTTAGACTATAAAACCCATGTCCCTGAGAGCTATGCTCCGCGCGTGAAAGATATCATTGCAGCATGGAAGGAAGGCAAGGAGGTGCCGGGGGTAAAGATTACCCAGGGCAAAGGAATCCGAATTAGATAG
- a CDS encoding MT-A70 family methyltransferase, translating into MPAKGGAGCKYGVMDNLAIEKLPVEQISSDGCVLFLWVTMPKLNECFDVIKAWGFEYKTVAFTWVKRNKKSPTWFWGMGNWTRANAELCLLATKGKPKRVSAAVHQIIEAPIERHSKKPGIVRDKIVELLGDIPRIELFARETVSGWDAWGDEI; encoded by the coding sequence TTGCCGGCAAAAGGGGGGGCGGGTTGTAAATACGGCGTGATGGATAACTTAGCTATCGAAAAGCTCCCTGTTGAACAGATCTCTTCAGATGGTTGCGTGCTGTTTCTATGGGTTACAATGCCAAAGCTAAATGAGTGTTTTGACGTGATAAAAGCATGGGGATTCGAATACAAAACAGTCGCCTTTACCTGGGTGAAAAGAAATAAAAAATCTCCAACTTGGTTTTGGGGTATGGGTAACTGGACCAGAGCGAATGCGGAACTTTGCCTACTAGCTACAAAGGGCAAGCCTAAAAGGGTTAGTGCTGCAGTCCATCAAATTATTGAGGCCCCTATCGAGCGCCATAGTAAAAAGCCCGGTATTGTACGAGATAAAATAGTCGAACTATTGGGTGACATACCTCGTATTGAGTTATTCGCAAGGGAGACGGTTTCGGGATGGGATGCCTGGGGAGACGAAATCTGA
- a CDS encoding phage antirepressor KilAC domain-containing protein, with translation MSNLIPIEINDQLQQEVSARKLHEGLGMNRDFTNWFKYQAEKLSLREGADFTPILAESTGGRPSIDYKVPIDIAKHICMISGGELAHQIREHFIQAERAWNSPEQVMARAVQIANQRINSLQLIIEEQKPKVIFAEALETSGNSILIGELAKILRQNGIEIGQNRLFEKLREEGYLIKRGESYNQPTQYSMEMGLFEIKKRTITNPDGSVRATTTTKVTGKGQIYFVNKFKKQIA, from the coding sequence GTGTCTAATCTAATCCCAATTGAAATCAACGACCAACTCCAGCAAGAAGTATCCGCCAGAAAACTTCATGAGGGCCTGGGCATGAACCGGGACTTTACGAACTGGTTTAAATACCAAGCTGAAAAGTTAAGTCTCCGAGAGGGGGCAGACTTTACGCCAATTTTGGCGGAAAGTACCGGAGGCCGCCCCAGCATTGATTACAAGGTCCCGATTGATATCGCCAAGCATATCTGTATGATTTCCGGCGGGGAGTTGGCTCATCAGATCAGGGAGCATTTTATCCAAGCCGAACGAGCCTGGAACTCTCCGGAGCAGGTCATGGCAAGAGCCGTCCAAATCGCCAACCAGAGAATCAATAGCCTGCAGCTCATTATCGAAGAGCAGAAACCCAAAGTCATCTTCGCCGAAGCTCTGGAAACATCCGGCAACTCCATCCTCATCGGTGAATTAGCTAAAATCCTCCGACAAAACGGCATCGAAATAGGCCAGAATCGACTATTCGAAAAACTCCGTGAAGAGGGATATCTCATCAAAAGGGGTGAGAGCTACAACCAACCGACGCAGTACAGCATGGAGATGGGACTGTTTGAAATTAAAAAACGCACAATCACCAATCCCGATGGGAGCGTGAGGGCCACAACGACAACAAAGGTCACCGGCAAGGGGCAGATTTATTTTGTCAACAAGTTCAAAAAACAAATTGCATGA